The Flavobacterium sp. M31R6 nucleotide sequence AGCTAAAAATTGATTTAATTGCTGAAAGGGTTTTAACATTGGGCGGAAGACCATTGCATACTTTTGAAGATTACATTAAATTCAATCAATTACCGGTTGGAAAGAATATTTCGAATGACGTAGCTGGTATTGAATTAATAGTGAATTCACTCTCTCAATTGTTAAAAATAGAAAGAGATATTCTAATGAAAGCCTCAGAAATAAATGATGAAGGAACGAATTCTATGATGAGTGATTTTATTGTAGAGCAAGAAAAAACCATTTGGATGATGAACGCCTGGTTGGAAGAAAGTTTATAAACCAAAAAGATTTTATGGAGAGCCTAAGTAATATATTGTATTTCTTAGGCTTTTTTTCGTGTTAAAAATAAATTAATTTTAAAGAACTCATTTTTTAATTCAATTTCTATCCTCTACTTTTGCCGACATGAAAGTTTTTGCAAGTATCGTATTATTGTTTTTTGTTTTATTTCTGGCAGGGCCTACAATTGTGGCTTGCTTGGAAAAAGACAAAGATGGTACGAGCCTATGTGAAGATTGCAATACTCGTTCTTCGTCTATTGAAGAAATCAAACATGATATAAAATATTATACGTTCAATCCTTTTTTAGAAATGTCATTTTTGGATGTTGAAAAAGGCTCTCGTCTAATAATTTTTGAAAATTTATCAAAGCATGATTTAATTAGTGCTTCCATATTTATTCCTCCTCCAAATCTGGTTTAGTTTTTTTGCCAAATTTCATTATCGATTGATAGTTTTAGTAGTTAATAGAGCAAATTCTTAATTTGTTCATTAATTGTTGGTATAATTATCGAATTACTTTAATTTTAATTTAAAATACTGAAAATAAGAATGTTACTTAACTGCTTTCTTGTTTATTGGATAAATCTGTTTTTTTGTTTCCAAACTAATTAATTGAATATTTTACAAAAATTAATGTTGCTTTAATGATAATGGTATTCTTTTTTTCGGATATATCAGTGTTTGAACATTGATTATCTTCCTGCCACTGCAATATTGTATTGCAGTAAAAAATGAATTT carries:
- a CDS encoding Dps family protein; this translates as MKLNTIGLPVEESEVIIVELNVLLSNYQIYYQSLRGLHWNIRGRRFFDLHLKFEELYNDSQLKIDLIAERVLTLGGRPLHTFEDYIKFNQLPVGKNISNDVAGIELIVNSLSQLLKIERDILMKASEINDEGTNSMMSDFIVEQEKTIWMMNAWLEESL